TCGCCGAGGATTATTAGTGAGCAAAGGAATCGAAGAACATCTTCGTAGGAGAGAAGGCGGCTCCCTTCTTTGTAGTTGAAACCTTTCCTTTGCCCTGCTCGAACTCCTTCCTAAATTTGGTTGCCTTGCTAGTGGAAAAAGAAATTGTATAGGAGAAAGACCACAATgttaaaaacacaaaaaaaaagagcAGTTTTGTCATTTTGATTTCATTTTACTCGTTCAAAAGGGAAAAGTTGTGTCTTGATAACAGTTAAGCGAGTTCGCGACCTGCCGCATTCTGCGATGTTCATCTACTGTCTTCATCATGCAGTATATTAACAATAATTACATATTAGCGGAACTTTTGAATTGAGAATCTGATTGATTTATTTTGTcttaaaaattaagatttaatttttctataaatatctaagttttgacaaagaaaaaaaaaagtaaaatgtgaatatatatatatatatatatatatatgtcttaataaataaattaaaaaaggtGATGGTGATTGAGCCACACGTGATCAACGAAGAATAGTGCCACATCTCTATGGGATAAAAAGAATTGAATCACACATATGGGAGATAACTTAAAAGTCGTATTTTAGCGCTGATCTATGTCAGATACGCAAACATGTTTTGGATGACATCATTAGATAAAAACATGCTAGATTTGAACTTTGCCATAGAAGAAATGAAATCCTATCCCTATTAAGCGGTATTACCAGCAAAAAGCTTAAATGATAGATAGAGTAGATGTAGGCAGATGAAGCAATCAGTTTGGTATTGACTGCGGATGGACCGATGCACCAGTGCGGTATTAATAGAAGACAGTGATATTGGCGCGGCTCAATCTGAGAAGGGTTTACCATCGTATCATAAGTAAATCCAATCATCAGATTCAACCTCACCAATACCACTTCCTTCATCCACCGAGTCACCAACACTGCTGACTGCGATCACAACCAATGAAGAAAGCAGAAGATACATGCCACGATTGGGCTCAGCTGCAGCTGGAGGAGGTAGGAGAGGCCTGTGAATCAAGAGGGCTCAACCATGGAAGGAGACGACAGAAGGTTGTGAAgcaatatggaaggagaggggagAGCGCATGAAATAGTGAGGGAGGTGTCTCGGGATTCTTAAGAAGGAAGTGCGAGGGGAATGATGCGAGTTCACCCAATTCAACGCAGGAAGATGTGTGCACGCTTGATGTATCTTTCTTGCGCATGCATGCCCGCCTGCAACATTCGACGTGCTCCATTCGTTCAACTCTTCTTCCAACGTAGAGGGAGGAGTACCACCGCGTAGTACACAGAGTGAGTTATCGTCTCTCATTCTTTTCTTACGCTCACGACGGAGGACAACGGCGTCAAAGTGGTTCTGCCATGACACCGACAACACGCGGGGACACCCGCCGTTGGGCTGCTCAACCTCGCTGCTGCTTCTCCCTTTCGACCGCGCATCATCATTAACTGGTTCGTCTTCAACAGTCCAAGATACTTGGTGGAGAGGATGAGTGTGTCAGGCAAAAGGTGGGACTCCTTGAGTTCCTCCTCGCTCTCTCCTACACCAAAAGCTGATGCACCACCTTGGCGTGAAAGCGAGTTAAGGGATAAAGGTTTAGAATCCCATGTTTGCAATCATGGCACACACGACGACTAAGCTGTAGGAATCGACCTGTTCTTGAGCTCAAATCGTTGTTGATATTAAATCAGTGCAATAGATCGAGAAGAACAGGGTGAATAAGGAGGCATCCAGATACATTGTTATTATTTCTCAGTGACCCAACACGATCAGCTCCTGGTCGAATACATGGAACATATCCGGGCCGCCCTCATCCGCGTTCGCATCGTGGTTGGAAGCTAAGGCGTCGGCGGGCCTTGCCGTTGCTTGGCTCACTGGTACGTGGAAGTCTGTGCTCTTGATGGTGAGTCCGTCCGCCCCCACCGCCACGACGTCGCCCGCGGCCGATCTCATCAGCAGCATGCATGCAAGTATTGCGAGGATAGCCATCGCCCGGAGGGAGGCCATCGTTGTCGTCGCGGGTGGTCGCCGGTtgacaacaagaagaagaaaggcCGTGAAAGGGAAGGGAGGGGACGAAGCCATTTTAAGGAGAGAGGGAGGGAAGCAGACCGACGACGGTTTCGGCCATTCGCGGAAACGGGTGGCTGCAGTGCCTCTCTGACCGCTTCTTAGGTTCctcaagactctctctctctctctctctctctctctctctctctctctctctctctctctctctctctttctaaagATAAGAGTTATAACACACATTCCATGATTGAGATCTACTAAATAAGAGAAAATTTATGTATAATATGGAGATTAAAAAGATGACTAATCACAAATTGTTAGGAATTCAAAGAATTAGATAGCATATATTCTATGTAACCCATCACTAAATAGATAAACATTTGGGTTGAATCAGTTATCAATCTCATGTATATTAACCTTTATCCAACTTCTGTGATTTATTTTCTCGACTGTGCATGTAAATCATGAGCGCTCATTTGCCTGAtatgttcctctctctctctctctctctctctctctctctctctctctctctctctctctcctcatcaACACCACCTCTTCTTCCACATACTGCCTTTAGTATGAAGCACCCAAAACAACTGGACATGCCATTTAAAATGCGTTGGTTTACAGGACATACGTAATTTTAGATTGGCCATCATCCGGTCTCTCCATCGTCACCCTAAAACCTGTGTTTGACTTGACTTTTCGCCTCTTTTCTACCTCAGTCATTGTTGTAGCCCACGTAAACTGCTCTGTACTCTTCAACTACTAACCTTATTTTAAAGATGTAGATGATGTTGGACCTTAGATAAGGCAACGATCGACTTAGAATGAAGGGACAAATCCACCTTTGCGGTGCACTTAAGACCCATCCCCAGGTGTGCATGCCTTTTAGCCGACTTTCTACAAAGTTAACTATGTTGTACCTCTCGTATATACAAGGACCATATGGGTATGAATCCTTTAATGAATCATGTAAGTGCATTTAAAGACTGTCCCAGTGGCCTCCATTTCAGATTGGTTCACCCACCTCATTGGTGGTTGGAAACCACCTTGTGGTTGGCCTaccagtgaagaagaagaaggccgaGATCTGCATCATTCCATTGCACAATTTCGTTGCTCTATTTATGCTCATCAAAGCCGAGACTTGCAGTGCCACAGCGCAAAAGATGGCAACGCCCTGGATGCACTGCCTTCTCCTCTTGGTGcaaccgctgctgctgctgctgctgctgcacgcGCCTGGCGTCGCTGCCAAAGTCCCGGCGCTCGTCGTTTTCGGTGACTCCTCCGTCGACACCGGCAACAACGACTACCTCCCGACCGTCGCCAGGAGCAACTTCCAGCCCTATGGTCGCGACTTCAACGGCGGGGTGGCCACCGGCCGCTTCTCCAACGGCCGCCTCGCCACCGACTTCATATCGCAGGACTTCGGCCTCCCCGACACCGTCCCCGCTTACCTTGATCCGTCGTTCGAGATGAAGGATTTCTCCGCGGGCGTCTGCTTCGCCTCCGCCGCGACCGGCTACGACAATGTGACCTCGGACGTGCTCGTAAGTCTCCAGCCTCAGCCGATCTTTTTGCTCTGTGATTAGGTCATGACGGAAGACGATAGTTAATGACTCGAGCTCGATGGCTCATGGCAGTCCGTCCTGCCACTGTGGAAGCAATTGGACTACTTCAAGAACTACCAAGAGAGGCTGAAGAGCTTCCAAGGGGAAGCCACCGCGCAGCAAACGATAAGCCAGGCTCTGTACATCATTAGCTTGGGAACGAACGACTTCCTCGAGAACTACTACGCCTTCTCCGGGCGGTCGTCGGAGTACACCGTGGACAAGTACGAGGATTACCTCATCAGCATCGCTCGAGGCTTCGTGGACGCCCTTTACCGTCTCGGCGCTCGCAAGGTGAACATCGCCGGCCTTCCTCCCATGGGGTGTTTGCCATTGGAGAGGGTGGAGAATCTGGACTCCTGCAACAAGGAGCACAACCAGGTGGCATCAGATTTCAACGCCAAACTCCAGACTATGATGGCCGAGCTTAGCCAAAAGCTGCCTGACGTCAAATTAGCCTACAGCAATCTGTACGACCCGTTCATGGACGTCGTCACCGACCCCACATCATACGGTGAGTTCGTCGACACCACCTTCGGCTAGAGAtcaactctttcttcttctctttgaactctgtcttcttcttcttcttctacttgagATGGGCAGGATTTGAGAACGCGGTGTCGGGTTGCTGCGCGACGGGATTGTTCGAGATGGGCTACATGTGCAGCAGGAGGAGCCCCTTCACCTGCACAGACGCCAACAAGTACGTGTTCTGGGATGCCTTCCACCCGACGGAGAGGATGTACCGTATCATTGCTGATCGCCTCATGAACACCACCTTGTACGTATACAAATGATTGTTGTGCTTCATGTAGCTGCTACGATCATGGATCGGTGGCTCTGAGGACGAATGCAACATCCATCACTTATGAATGTGTTGTCTGTGCACTCTCAGATACGTAGATAGCCACTACGAACAAACGAAGGATTAATTCTCACTCCATTACCTAATAAAGTTTTGCTAATCGAATAAAAATAGGATGTCAAAATCATACGGTCAATCCCTTTGCCATATAATGCTACACCTATGCACATACCCAATGTGTAGGTTTGTTTCACTCGATGTATGCAGCATGCGTATACTTAATACAAGACTAGGAACAGGTGGAGATGTCTCTATAAAGACTTAGAATCTGTCAAGGAGATTTGATTATCTTGTTGAAGATATCAACCAATAGATTTGCATCAAAGAATTTTGGATATTTCTTTTTGAATGGCAATTATTAGTTTATCCAGAATCGCCTTAGCCTCGTAGTAAAATGCGAAATGACCatccaaaaataatatatgataTAGTAGTGCTCGAACGAAGAAGGAAATCGGTGCCTCCCTCCTTTGTCGATTCCTGTCTAAAACCATCAGTATTAAGTTTAGTCTAGTCGAGGCTTGGCTTCACCTATCTAATTATTTGATATATACCTCAATTGAGCCTTCAAtatatttagaaaaaaattattctcGATAAAAAAAAGGTTCGTCACACAAGCAAGCGATttatagaaaataataataaaaagataaagaGAAATCTCATCAGAGCAAGCTTTGTTCCTTGCTTTCCCAATTAACCACAAACATATTGTAATAACACCTCGAAAGAactattgttaggaatgagttgatACTAAGAAAGGAGTGaactagtgcagtagtaaaaattatatcggtttcattatcaaaatccgagattcaacaactattaTCAAAACCTATAAATTTTACAACTTCCCATATTTCATTTATATTAAAGGCATGAAAGGCTAATAAAGATGATCGATAGGTTAAAGAGTTGCATCATtccttaattttttatataaattaataaattcaaCGTGAATCTGATAAAGGTCGGTAACAAAGTAAACTTGTAACTTTGATACAGTATGGATTGCCATGTTGTTCTATGCAGCTAATCCAAGTTTCCAATCGCAGACACTACCGATGTCATTTCTTTCCTTTCGATGTGAATGAGAAACATTTTGGATGGAACAATAAGGAAAATACACCGACGCTGTTGATTGCTTTCGGCGTGCAAAATCTCAAAGAGCAACCCCACCATACTTAGCATCGACAACAGTACTCGCAGTATGTGGTCGCACATCACTGTCACCGGGCTATGCATTGTACTGTTAGATTAGTTAGATTACATGATCCTTTataattgataaaatatataataaaattaattaaattatgatgattgactaataaaaaaaattatattatggtaAGTTCGCTTAGAGGATGCTTTTGGCGAAAGgaacttttataataatttatcataaatcTTTTACTATCGTCTATAAATAAACAGAACCTCTAGGGACTAAATAATGTGTGTCATAGATGATACagtttaaatattataatttctcTTTTTAATCTTCTTGAACCATCAATAATAAAAGTTatataaaaagatagaaaaagaggAGAACGAGTGTCTAGTTCTCTTTGTAGATCGACGTCACTGTGATACTCGGATCCAAGGGATAGTGCCTTTGCATATTACATAAAGATCTTTTTCAGATGACATCGAAAGGTACATATCGTAGATCcgatctaatattatttgatttcaattatgacataaaattttgttcacgTTTCATATATTATGTCACAAATTTTATACTTACATGTACCACCCTAAACATCACAAACTTACTCAGTTCTATTCAATGTCTACTGGAACCCCACATCTCAAAGTGCAACACAATAACAGCCTCTCATTATATCAGTCCCTCCTTAGACAAAGAAGCAGTTACGTAAAGGAAGGACAGTAATCCTTGTTGTCAAAGGACTTCAGTTCGCATGCCAAGCTAAAGAGTTGATACAGCTCCATCCGTGACCCGCACACGGTCAAGATCACGCGACGCACGATTCTCGATGCGCTTTCGTCCTGCTTATGTACGTATGTATAGTGGTAGTATTCATTAACCGAAACAATGATGTACCGTCAGCTTGCGTAAGGTATTGTGGTCTAGCCGAGACAACGACGTGTGAGGAGGGTAGCAGTTGGCATTCAACGCAGCGCTCTTTAAGAGCGCTCAAAGACAGTTGGCCGTTCGATCCCCAATCTTATGACCCCCATAACGTAAGTGGAAGACGTGGCATCTGACGAGTCATGTCAAATCGTCATCTGTCCGTTTCGCTCAATACTATTCCCACCTAACGGTTTCCCTCTTGGCTGTATCACATTAGACGCAATAATTGTGATGCGGTTGGTTGATATGGGTAGCTTAAATCTCTTCCTATGATGACAGTCTGAGAGGGCTGTAATGTAACAAAACACTGTCTCTGAGAGACCTCCACTTATATTAAGTATCAGAGCTTCCACGTTCCCCCAACAGCTAAGCTGAGTGCACCCGACGGCGATGGCGTTCGTCCGCCACGAACGCCTCCTTCTCTTCCTCGTACTCTTCCCTTCCCTCGCCGCTCCTTCTCGCGTTCCAGCGGTGATCGTCTTCGGCGACTCGACCGTCGACGCCGGCAACAACAACTTCATCCCCACCATCGCCAGGGCCAACTTCCCGCCCTACGGCCGGGACTTCCCCGGCGGCCGCGCCACCGGTCGCTTCTGCAACGGCCGTCTCGCCACCGACTTCATCTCAGAGGCTCTCGGCCTACCGTCGATCGTGCCGGCCTATCTCGACCCGGCCTACGGTATCCGGGACTTCGCCACCGGCGTGTGCTTTGCGTCGGCGGCCACGGGGCTCGACGCCGCCACCTCCGACGTGCTCGTAAGTCCCGCTTTGCGTGCATCTTTAGCTTATTGCATCTATTTCATGTACCAGAGGGAGTATAGGAATGAGAGTTGGTGTAGCTTTGGATCAGAACCCCAGTAGAGTTGTCCCCTTCCTCTCTCGGAAACGTGAAAGGTTCAAGTACGAGGCTGATGCATGTACGTTTATGGAGCAGGCAAGGAGGACAAGTGGTACTGGTGACAGCTAAAACCCTTTCTAGATAAGGATCGAGTATCTAAGGATTCCTACTCCTTTGAAGTGCCACTCTCAGTTGCCTCTTTAGTTCGCTAAAGATACATTACATGCCTATTTCTCGGAAGACATTACTGTCACTTTGGGATGGCAGCTGCTTTCGTAGGTATTTGGCATGATGAGTCCAGTCATTGCCCCCAGACTTGTTCGATTAGGTTGTCGGATTTAGTTGGATGTTCTACGCTAGCTATAATGAAGTGTTTGTTAATGGTGTGGTCTTCCGTTCTTGATAATGTGCAGTCTGTCATCCCCCTACGCCAAGAGATGGAGTTCTTCAAGGAGTACCAGCAGAAACTGGAAGCGTATGTGGGGAAGACGAAGGCCAATTACATCATTAACGAGGCCGTGTACATCGTCAGCATCGGCACCAACGATTTCATCGAGAACTACTACTCGCAGGTGACGGAGCGGAGCGAGCAATTCACGGTGGAAGAGTACGAGGACTTCCTCATCCGCCACGCCGCCGACTTCCTCACGGAGCTCCACCGCCTGGGGGCTCGCAAGGTGTCCTTCACCGGTCTCACCCCCTTCGGGTGCTTGCCGTCGGAAAGGACCTCCAACCTCATGAACCCGGGCGAGTGCATGGAGGAGTACAACACGGTGGCCAGGGACTTCAACGCTAAGCTGCAGGCACTCACGACGAGGCTGTGCGCGGCGTTGCCGGGGCTGAAGCTGAGACTTGCTCCTTTCTATGATCTGTTGCTCCACGTCGTGCAGAACCCGTCCTCATACGGTGAGTTTGGGGAAGCCAAGCTTTAGTTTCTGCTCCTCTCTGCGACGATGATGAGGTGGGTGTGCTCAGGATTCGAGGTTGCGAGCAGAGGATGCTGCGGCACGGGGAAGATAGAGGCCAGCTATCTCTGCAACCAATGGAACCCCTTCACCTGCGAAGACGCAGACAAGTACGCCTTCTGGGATTCCATCCATCCCTCTGAGAGATTGAACCGTCTGTGCGCCAACCAGACGCTGAGGACAAGCCTGGCTGAGTTCGTGTGAGCTCGTCCCTTCTTATGCACCGTTCGTCATTACCATACTGGCACAGACATGATAGAGACATCCAACCATCGTCAATGTGTACTTCAGTGACTGATCGTGAATTCTTTGAGAAGCCTACAATAATTAGTTCATGGAAAATGTAATTTCTTCTACTGTTTCCTCATCAAATAACTGTACTCTGCAGCCTGGGCTGTCTTATATGGTTACTACTAAATGCTTGATCAAGCAGACGACTCTTCACCAACTATACTTGTAGGCAGGCATATccatggatctctctctctctctctctctcttctctttggcTTTCTTTGACACACGCAGCATAAAAAGGTGATCTTTATGCTTTTTTGGCTGGCAAAGTGATGAAGAAGCTCGGCAACAGGAAAGGGAGGAAAGTCCACCCGGGCCCACCGCCAGGGCGGTGTTAGCCCGCCCGGCGGCGCTGACCAAGGAGGAGCAGGAGGTCCTGGAGTACTTGCTCTATGGCAGCGGCGGGCGCAACCTCCTGAACCGGAATGCGGGTGCTTTGGGTGCTACAAGAGCTTCTCGGCGCGGTGGGACGCATCGCCGAACCGGCATGTCATCCACCGCATCAAACGCGGAGGCGGAAAGGTGCCGACTCGGCGGTGaacgcggcggcggcggaggagaacCAGAGCTTGGGAGCGGAGGGGAAGGGGCTCCTGGCATTGGGTGGAGGCAACTTGGCGGACCTTGATGGTGATGACCGagatgacgatgacgatgatgaaggtggagatgctgatgcggatgctgctgctgctgatgatcATGTAGTAGGAGCAAAAGCTCTGTGACGGGAAAGACTTTGGGGAGTGTAGAATCAAAAGGAAAGATAGAAGGTGCAAAAGGAAGGATGTTTTGGAGATCAACACCGTCTCTCTACTCTCTTTGATTGGGAAGGCCACTTTCTCTCAACTTTCTTCTCGTTGCAATGGAAATTTAGGCTTTCTAAGCCTTCTGCTTCATCGACAAAGGCAAGCAGATTTGTAGAAGAAACATCACTTATGTTTGCATGATCCTCTTTGGTTGACCACACAAAACATATTTCTACCTTTGTTTTGGAACATTAAAAAGACAATAGGCAAAATGGTCAAAGCTTTATTTCCTCTCCTTCACTTTTGGCCTCTGCCATGGCATCCTATTCTCCTCAATTACCATTTCCTCCTCTTTATTTTCCCTTCATTCAATTCATAATGCCACGGACTATCCATAACACAATCCAGGAACAAAAAACCTAATTTAGAAGCCTCTGATAAGCATCATCTATGGTAGTACATCTGCACAAGTAATAAATAAACTCGTGTGCACTGATCACAGGATATGGAGAAGATAAAGTTCCTACCAAAATGATGCATTTCCCTATTTGCTATTTCAGATACTATGGTGGTTTTCAGAACAAGAAAGCAGAGGAGGTTCCATCAACCAGGCATAAGCATGTCACAGTGATGGATGAATGAAGAACAATTAAATGTATGAAACAGTAGTGTCTGTCTTATTAGGCCAAAAACTACAAGACAAACATGAACCAGTTGCCAGATTACGAGAGATATGTAACAAAATACAAGAGGATGCTAGCAGCATAAGCAGCATCAAAAGTGCAGCAGCAAGGTGCCAACTAATGGGGGATCCGACCAAAACATGCTCGGATACTGGGCCGAACCCTTTTGACTTCAAAATTGCAGGATCATTAACTGCCTGAATTGATGAAGGATATGCCAGCGAGCATCATTGTCCAAATGAAGCAGCTCAGTGTTTCCAAATAAATCTGAGCCTTTGCTAGGTAGGTGGAAAGAATCTGTTGAGATTGAAAGGAAGCGTGTAGAACTCCTCGTTCCTGTTGTCGCCTCTGAACGTTCTAAATTTCACCCACCACGGCATACCCCTATCCTTCTTAGACTTCTCGACTTCCAATGTGTTGTCCAGAAATACGCTGACAATCAATCCGACAGTGGGGGGTGACAGAAATATGGTATTTAAGAACCCATTGAACTGCAGGCAGGAAAATTTTACAATTTCAGCAAAAGCAAACATCTAAATAGCAAAATGTAATGTAAATCTTTTCGGTCGAACAAACATCTTGAGGAACTATGAACCAAGTGCAAACCTTACATACAAGTAAGGATATCTGCTTAcatgcatgatagtttaagcaaaataataaaataatgcatTTCCGATCACAACAAAATCTCATGCATTATGAGCTCGATGGTTTGTGACAGGATCAATATAAATTCCATTTAACTCTGAATGAAATATAAAGGAACATAAGGCACTCATAGTCCAAGATAATGTTTTGAACTTTTTATAATGATCTTGGTGATTTTTCGTATTATTTTGAGTTATAATAACTGTGTCCAAATTCTTTGTATTTAAGACATTCATGCTTAGGTTTTTGGTTAAATTTTTAATAGGTACACTAAAAAGAgccataattaattatcaaactaTTTTTTGCACATTGCCACTTCTTTGTCAATATGAGTTTCAGTCTGATTCAGCACCAATCGTAATTTATCTTGCGACTCAGTAAATTCTTTAGAGAATCCAAAAGGCAGTTAAACATAACTAACCCATCCTGCACGTGTATTTACAGGTGCATGGCCAGAAGAAACCAGAGTATCATTGAAATATTGTGGAACGGATATTCCAAGGAAAAGTGAGAGACCAGTGATGATGAGGTTTCTCATAGAGTTCATGTTTGTAAACTGAAGGAATGATATTCCAACAGAAGCTGCAAAtttcaaaaagataaaattagaaACATTaacagcaagaataaaatgtaccCCAAAAATGAAATACATACCAACAAGGCCAAAAAGGACACAGTACAATGCTGCAAATATAGGAAATGGAATTGATGCAAAGACGGCTCCAAATTTCCCTGAAGCAACAGATCATGATACTGATTGCAAGTTAAAGAACATAACCGCCAATATAATGAATTATTAATAAAGAAATCATACCTAAGGTGGAAAAGAAAATCATGATCCCAGCTGAAATCTGAACCACCCTGCGGCTGCCAACTCGAGTAAGTCCAAGAAGACCAACATTCTCCCTAAAATTTTACACAAACTAGTGTCATCATCATTGCCATTGttatctaaaatcaaataatgtaCATGCTGCAACTCTGTGCGATATGTACAACATAGATCCCCTTCATAGACATAACACCAGACCCATGATATGGACCCTCCCAAAATCAGGAAGCAGGGGAGATACATGGTGTTCATAGATGaaagaaatatatgattttaaTGAATATTTGGCATGTATCTACATATATCAAAGGCATTTTCCCTATTACTGCCAGCAGAACTTTGCCATGGAAATAGGAAAGCTTACACAGAGACAGTGGAGCCTGTTCCAGTTCCAAACAGACCATCCAGCAGCACACCAATCCCCTGTGGTGAAGCATGAATGATGAAGCATTTAGCTACAAAGCTTAAACTCAAGACGATCACATTTTTCATCTATGAAGAAAGGAAGTGCTGATACAGACAAAACTCCATTTAAGAAATAACTGAAGAACTGCCTAAAGCTCACTGATAGGGGGTGTTTCTGGTTTCTATGGAACTTACTATTTAACATACTATgtagcaaggttcgtaatttcgtatcgtactaacgtttcgagctttgctcggtacggtactatAAGGTACAAACATGCTGAGCAATACACtagggtgtactgctcggtatgtatgtatgtatgtatatatatatatatatatatatatatatatatatataagaaaaggaGGCATACGCTGCCTCGACGACgtcacctccttttcttctcctcgtcgcgtCAGGTGTTCGGCGAGGGCATCGAAGGCCGCAGACGCCTTTGGCCTTCGGCGAAGAACGCGACGAAGAAGAAGCCGAGCAGTCGCCTCTCCGTTACCTTATGGATCGGGACCGTCGAGGGAGGGTGGCGTCGGATCGGAAAGCAtcaaggttctcccgattcttcctcttctctctcggcgcttcttcttccctcgccgTAGCCAGGCTGATACCGCCTGGTAACGGGCGGtctcatttgaaattaaaatccttactATGTAGCATGATTGACATCCTTGTCACAGTAAGTGCACTTATGTCTCCATATGGCAAGGACTGGTTTAGAAAAAGAACATAAACATTCAAGGACTCTTAAGAAAATAATTACCATAAGAAACGAAAGTGTGATAAACAAACTTCTGAGCTGAGATAGGAGTCTTTACATGACTCAAACACAGTTTAGCTACTCTATCTATTTTAAACTACCATGTAATGACCACAAAAATCAATCCATAATTGAAGTAAAGTTGCATAGAAAGATTGGCTGGACAATTAACTTTATGAAAAATTGGAACTGACCTGCATGTAGTGGAAAGCAAAAGGAAGCttacaattttttttccttttcttttgttcttgtTTCTCTTATGCTTCCATGACCAACTCAGTGCAATTCTAGAAATTGTCTTACTACTCTAGACAATTTCCAGTTGAACTTGTAGGATCAAATT
The DNA window shown above is from Musa acuminata AAA Group cultivar baxijiao chromosome BXJ2-4, Cavendish_Baxijiao_AAA, whole genome shotgun sequence and carries:
- the LOC103981011 gene encoding GDSL esterase/lipase At2g04570 is translated as MLIKAETCSATAQKMATPWMHCLLLLVQPLLLLLLLHAPGVAAKVPALVVFGDSSVDTGNNDYLPTVARSNFQPYGRDFNGGVATGRFSNGRLATDFISQDFGLPDTVPAYLDPSFEMKDFSAGVCFASAATGYDNVTSDVLSVLPLWKQLDYFKNYQERLKSFQGEATAQQTISQALYIISLGTNDFLENYYAFSGRSSEYTVDKYEDYLISIARGFVDALYRLGARKVNIAGLPPMGCLPLERVENLDSCNKEHNQVASDFNAKLQTMMAELSQKLPDVKLAYSNLYDPFMDVVTDPTSYGFENAVSGCCATGLFEMGYMCSRRSPFTCTDANKYVFWDAFHPTERMYRIIADRLMNTTLYVYK
- the LOC103981012 gene encoding GDSL esterase/lipase At2g42990-like isoform X2, yielding MAFVRHERLLLFLVLFPSLAAPSRVPAVIVFGDSTVDAGNNNFIPTIARANFPPYGRDFPGGRATGRFCNGRLATDFISEALGLPSIVPAYLDPAYGIRDFATGVCFASAATGLDAATSDVLSVIPLRQEMEFFKEYQQKLEAYVGKTKANYIINEAVYIVSIGTNDFIENYYSQVTERSEQFTVEEYEDFLIRHAADFLTELHRLGARKVSFTGLTPFGCLPSERTSNLMNPGECMEEYNTVARDFNAKLQALTTRLCAALPGLKLRLAPFYDLLLHVVQNPSSYEDAAARGR
- the LOC103981012 gene encoding GDSL esterase/lipase At2g42990-like isoform X1; translated protein: MAFVRHERLLLFLVLFPSLAAPSRVPAVIVFGDSTVDAGNNNFIPTIARANFPPYGRDFPGGRATGRFCNGRLATDFISEALGLPSIVPAYLDPAYGIRDFATGVCFASAATGLDAATSDVLSVIPLRQEMEFFKEYQQKLEAYVGKTKANYIINEAVYIVSIGTNDFIENYYSQVTERSEQFTVEEYEDFLIRHAADFLTELHRLGARKVSFTGLTPFGCLPSERTSNLMNPGECMEEYNTVARDFNAKLQALTTRLCAALPGLKLRLAPFYDLLLHVVQNPSSYGFEVASRGCCGTGKIEASYLCNQWNPFTCEDADKYAFWDSIHPSERLNRLCANQTLRTSLAEFV